The sequence CTGCAGCCCGCTCCGCTTCTCTTCTCCTTTGTTCCTCCTGCTGGGCGAGGGCGCTGGACGCGGGGTCGGCCACCTGGTTCAGGGAGGTCGATGGCGTTGTTGCTGGATTAGCAATCTGGGTCGGGGAAGAGACGATGGCGGCGACGGTTCCGATCACTCGGTGCGCTGGGAGATCGGATCCCTCTGGTGTGTGtaggctagggttttgcggaCGCCCAGGATGCATTGGCGTCCGCGCCGGCCACTGGGCCTTCTTTTCATAGTGCATTGGTGACCGGGGCCACGACCTAGAAGGGTGAGGccgcgcccccgatcagggcgcgaatCCTACTCGGTCACGGTTCGGTTTGAACCATTccgagatcaatccaacattctcccccttgatctcggTCTTATCATTTTCACAGTCATTCTGTGCTCAGTTCCTTGATAGGTCAACATACAAAGACCAATGCGTTTAGATGGCCAGTTACGTGCCACTGAACTCATTGACTACAGTACATCTATCTATCTTAGAATCAAGCTTTCTGTGAGACGGTCGCTTTTATAGCCCTTCAATCCAGAATCATAGGTATTCCTTTAGGTTGTCTGCATCTGCATAGCCTACTACCTATAGGTTGTCTGTCTTTCTGTATGTCAACATGAGGTCTTTCGTCCCTTGCATATATCGCAAGGCTTTCTTTGCTCCTACCCAGTGAGCTCTTCCTGGGTTGGACTGATATCTACCAAGCATCCCGGTCGTAAAAGCCAAATCTGGGTGtgtgcacacttgtgcatacatTATGCTGCCAACAGCGGAAGCATATGGAACCGATTTCATCTGTTCTTTCTCATACTCATTCTTAGGACACTGAAAATTCCTAAATTCGTCGCCCTTGGCTATTGGAGCAGACCCTGCATTGCAGGCTTGCATACCATATCTTTTCAAGATATTTTCAATATATGTCTTTTGTGACAGTCCTAGTATATATTTTTTCCCGTCTCTGTGGATTTGAATCCCCAGGACATAGGATGCCTCCCCCATATCTTTCATGTCATAATTTGAACATAAAAATCTCTTTGTCTCCAGCAGTAAGTCCACATCACTGCTAGCTAGTAGGATATCGTCCACATATAGAACCAAGAAAATATACCTACCATTCcggaactttgcataaatgcaattgtcctcatCGTTTTCTTTGAACCAAACTTTCGAATGGTCTCATCAAACTTCAAGTACCACTGTCTCGAAACTTGTTTCAATCCATATATGGATTTCTTTAGGTGGCATCCcatattttcttttccttccacgaCAAAACCCTTAGGTTGAGCCATGAAAACATTTTCTCTAAGCtctccaaatcaaaatgagcaacAAGCGTCATAATGATTCTAAAGGAGTCCTTCGATGAAACAGGTGAGAAGGTTTTGTTGTAATCGATTCCCTCTCTCTGAGTGAAGCCTTTCGCCACCAAACGggctttgtatctttcgataTTCCCTCTAGAGTCTCTTttagtcttgtagacccatttacagcctactttCTATGCTCCTTTGGGAATTTCTTTTAAGTCCCAGACTTTATTCGTGTCCATGGACCTCATTTCATCCTCCATAGCGGCAAGCCACTTGGGTGAGTCAGGACTTCTCATGGCTTCCTCATATGTAGTAGGATCTCCCTCTACGGTCATATCCTCACTAACATATACCTCATAGTCGTTAGGAATTGCAGATCTCCTAACTCTGTGTGACCTTCTCAAGGGCACATCATGTTCTTCTATCTGAGGCTGCTCTGGTGGTGGATCGTCAGGCACATTTTCTTGTCCTGATCCCATAGCCTCAGCTGTAGCAGGAGTCAGTGACTCAGGAATCTCAGCAGGAGGCGAAGGCTCAGGATTAATTCTCTGTTCATTCATCGTCGTACTTGACGGGCCAACATCCACAGCAGGAGTCGCAACAACAGTCGGCTGAACTGGTGGTGCTACCTCAGCAGGTATCGAGAAGTAAGGTTCTTCCATCATGGGAAATGGAACATACACCCTCTTCTCTTGAAGGTTCACTTCTCGAGGTACCGTGCTCCCCCGGATCATGTCATTTTCTAGAAACACAGTATGTCTtgtttctacaaattttgtgtGTTTGCCTGGACAGTAAAATCTAAAGCCTTTCAACTTATCAGGGTAGCCAATGAAATGGCAACTCACTGTCTGTTCGTCTAATTTCCCCTGTGAAGGGTTAAATATCCTGGCCTCAGCTGGGCAGCCCCAAATGTGCAAGTAGTTCAACGTGGGCTTTCTCCCAGTCCATAACTCGTATGGCGTCTTAGGAACAGACTTACTGGGAACCGATTAAGTATATGAatggcggtttttaacgcctccatccacagactAACCGGAAGTGTTGAGTAGCTTATCATGCTCCGCACCATGTCCATCAAGGTACCATTTCTTCTTTCTGCTACTCCATTCTACTAAGGTTCGCTCGGTGTAGAATACTGGGCTACTATTCCATTCTCTTGGAGGAACCTTGCAAAAGAtccaggaacttgtccataCTGCGTATGTCaaccgtagtactcccctccaTGGTCCGGTCTTACTATCTTTATTTTTAAGTCatgctgattttcaacttcagctTTGAATATCTTGAATTTATCTAACGCTTCATATCTCTCTTTGATGGGGTAAATGTAGCCATATCGAGAGTAATCGTCTGTGAACATTATAAAAGAGTCATAACCATCCACACTCTTTTCAGAGAAAGGACCACAAATGTCTGTGTGGATTATCTTTAATACTCCCAAGCTATGCTTAGCGTTTTTCTTAATCTGCTTCACATATTTTCCTTTGATGCAATCAATACAATGTTCTAAGTCTGTGAAGTCTAACGGATGGAGAATTTcttcttttatcaaaatttcagtcctccccctcgaaatatggcctaagcAACAATGCCATAATTTCGACGAGATTTCTCCatcgtttctttttcttttctttgtctcATTCGGGTTAGGTACAGTTTCGGATGCATCAATCACATTAATCACATTGCATTGGGAAAGCAAATAAAGCATGTTTCGTCGGATGGCGAGACCAACATCTTTGTTATTACAACGAATAACACATTTATGATCCCCAAAATGGCAATGTATCTCATCATCATCAAGTCTAGAGACTGAAATCAAATTCCTCTTTAaagaaggaacaaataaaacatctctCAATAAGAGTACAAAACCATTATCTAACTCTAGAGAAAGATCTCCAATGGCTTTGACTGCAGCTTCTTTTCCATTAGCAACTCTAACGCTTCTTGTTCCCTTTTCCAGCATCCTTCTTGTTCTGAAGCCCTGTAAAGAATTCGCAACATGCACGGTTGCACCCgagtcaatccaccaagaaTTAGCAGAAAAATCtaaatacagggattcatcTATGAAAGTAATCTGATCTGTACCTTCATCTCTCTTGAGGAGTGACCTCAAGTAGTCGGGACAGTCCTTCTTGTAGTGCCCCTTCTGCTTGCAGTACAAGCAAGTGTCGACAGGCACAGGGAAGAACTTGTTCAGGTTCACCCCTCTGCCATGGTTGTAGTTGAGGGCTGGAGCCTTGCAGGAGGACTGTCCTTCATCGCCCTTAGGTCCTTTCTTGAAGGTTGGCTTGGAGCTCTTGTTCATTTTCTTTAGCTGATTCGAGGCATAGTTGATAGAGTCACCCTTGTGGCTCTTCAATCTTTCCTCTTCTTGCAAGCACTGTGCCATCAGCTGGTCAATCGTCCATCTGTCCTTGATAGTGGTGTTGTAGTGCACATGAAAAGTCTCATATTCTTTTGGAAGTGATTTCATGATCATGTGCACCACAAATTCCTCAGGCAAATCCTTGCCTAAGTACTTGTTCAGCTTGGCAGCAGTACTTGTCATCTTCTGGATATAAGCTCTCACTCCAGAACTGTCACACCTCATGTTCGTGAAATCGTCTACCAAAGCACTAGCATATGCCTTGGAGGATCCGGTAAATTGAGACCTCAGTCTGTCCAGAAGCTCCTTGGCAGTAGTGCACTCTGGTATTGACCCCTCAATGGAGTCATCTATGAGGTGTCTGACAATCTTCAAACACTTGGTGTTTGAAAACTCCCACTTTTTCTTCTCGATGCTATAATGTAGCATCTTCTCATCGTATAGATGATCGCCCATCTGAGGCTCAGTGGGTCTGTCAATCTGGATTGAGTAATCCAAATCAGCTAAAGTCAATAGCATGTCAATCTCCTTTCGCCAAGCGGGATTGTTGGTCCCCTTCAGCGGATCAATCGTCCTCATATGATTGAGGATCATCGCAGCATTAAAACCTTCGGTAAATAAAACATAAATCAATTAGATCATTGTCAGAAGGCAATAAAAGTCATATGCACGAAATAagatcaacgttggtcaaaaataaatcatgcataaaAAATAATCTCTATTCTAAATTCATCGTTGGatgataaataaaataaaattcagAGAATACTCATGACTTATCATTTAAAAATTAACGTTGGTTAAAAAATAACGATAAAGTCATAAAAAATCCGATAATGTGCATCTCTAAATAATTATTGACGTTGGTTTCAAATTATTTAGAATAAAAATACACATTAATATCATCAGCAGCAGAAACATGGTCATAATCTCATATGTAAAACTGTGTAAATCAGCTCCAAGCAAAATTATCATTTGAATCATGTAAAAGGTTGCATTTATCAACAATCTGTAAATTCTGGAAAAGAATAAATCAATTTCACTGTGCATTCCGTGAATCTGGCCCAAAAGAGCCCACGCGGGCCAGCCGCGCACAGTACTGGGCGGAAACGCGCGCGCGTTTACAGACGGGCCGCCGAAAACCTGGGCCTGGGTCGTGCATCTGGCCCAGCCCAGCGGCGCAACGCGCGCGCCCGCCGTTggtctcggccgtcggatggaATCCGATGGTCGAACGTTCGTCTTCACTGGGTATAAAGACCCGCAAATTTCGGAACCGGGTGGAAACCCTAGTTCATTTCTTCTCCCCCGCGTCGCTTTCTCCTCGCGTCGGCGCCGCTCgctcgcctccaccgccgctctGCTCTCGCCTCCACTGTCGtagccagagagagagagaaggacgGGGACGAGGTCTGGCACCGCCCGCGAGGCTTCTCGTCGGCGTTCGTGCCCGCCGTTGGGTGGACGCGTCGCCACCGAGCGGCCGCGCAGTCGGGTTAGTCAGGCCTCCGCGCGAGCATCTGCTCATGGTGGCGCTCATCATCTCCTTGGACGCCGGCGGGACCAGCAGGCCAAGGTAAGTGCTCTTCTTTGTTCTGTTCGCGGGGTTTgaatctagggttagggtttcggaTCCTCTTCCCTATTCTGTGTTCTAGGGTTCGGCTTTGGTTTTTCCTCCCCCTATTCTGTTCTCAcccgctagggttagggttcgtaTTCTGGCCAAAGCCCGTGCTCTGGTACCAATTGTTATTTTTAGCTCCCTAGATCTAGGCTAGAAAAGCCTACCACTAGCGGGCAATAGGATGATGACAGCGGAAATCATTCAGagtagagaagagagagagagagagagagatcttgGGTTAAACCTTCGGGGTTGATGACGGGCGCGGCCGGTGCCATGGGGGCAACGGTGTTGGGCAGCCTGTTGTCGTGGTCGAGCTTGTCCTGGTTCTCCTTGGCGCGGCGCTCCTCTACAGCCCGCTCCGCTTCTCTTCTCCTTTGTTCCTCCTGCTGGGCGAGGGCGCTGGACGCGGGGTCGGCCACCGGGTTCAGGGTGGTCGACGGCGTTGTTGCTAGATCAGCCATCCGGGTCGGGGAAGAGATGATGGCGGCGGTGGTTCCGATCACTCGGTGCGCTAGGAGATCGGATCCCTCTGGTGTGTGtaggctagggttttgcggaCGCCCAGGACGCGTTGGCATCTGCGCCGGCCGCTGGGCCTTCTTTTATAGCGCACTGGTGACCGGGGCCGCGACCTAGAAGGGTGAGGccacgcccccgatcagggcgcgaatCCTACTCGGTCACGGTTCGGTTTGAACCGTTCCGAGATCAATCCAACAAAGGGGTGGAAGTGGGAAGCAGTAGCCGAGAAGGTCGGTGCCACTGCCCAGTATATATGACACTGAATCCCAGTCTCGGTGCTGCTCGCTGCTCCCTTGCCTGTGCGGCTGTGCCTTTGTGCTTGCTCCATGCTCGAACCATCTTCCACCCCGAAAACCCCTCTAATGCTCGGACTTGAATGGAACCTCTTTGGAATCTCTTAAACTGCAAACCTGCTTTTTCTCAATGAAGTACCtgaccttcaaaaaaaaaattaagtacCTGAGGTGTCTTGGGCGAAGCACTGCGCAGTCTCCATTGCGAACTATCAGGGATGGAAGCACCCAACAAGATGCCGACAAGTGATACTAGCAAGCTGCACGCTCGGTCCAGGGCTCTCAACAAGCTGCCATGAATCCATGATCACCGAACCAACCAACTTCTGCATCTATGTCTCCAGCCACCTTGCTCTCATAGTCTCATTCGCCACCGAGACCCTGAATCCTGATAAGTGAAAAGCCAAGTCACCTGTAGGTTGAGCGAAGCCAATCTCGAGTAACCAAAGACAGGAGGCCAAGAACTGAAACATGGCGCCGGAGCTCTGCGCTGTAGCCCCAACGGACACTCTCTCGTGGGAAACCGAAACTGAAAACATGGGTGCAAGGTAAGCGAAGCGGACACAAGGGTACTATATATACGTGTCTGAACAGCTAGGTTCTGAAAAGGACATTGGCAATGGCAAGCTGGTGGTGCGGCGACATCAATTGATCTCCATAGGCTGGAACCGGAGAAAAACGAGGAGGAGGGCAGCCGGCTGAGTCCTCGGCGAAGTTTCGTGCTTGGCGATTAAGGCTCGGAGCCGGAGATTTCCGGGAAGTTTCCGTGGGGACATGCCATGTCTGGAGGCGGAATTCCTCGTCCCGAGGCAATTTCCCGGAACCAGCCTGCCGGAGTAGAGCGTCTGAATCGTTGAACGGAAGGGCCACCGCCCAACGGGGGAATTTCGCGGAAGCTGTGGCCAGATAATTTCCGCCAGGGCCGGTGCCCGGGGCAAGCGTTTCGTTTGTGCCTGCCGCGCCCGCGAGTACATGATCGTCCAGGTAGCAGCTCGTCTAGTCTAGATGTGTTTCACTTTCAGCATGAGCATGACGAACAAGCATGTACAAGCTCGCCCTTCTCAGCATCCAGCTTTGGAGATCCTCGCATGGCATGACCCCCTGGTTGCTTTCCTGAATCTTCTGGGATGCGATGGGAAAAGCAAGCACTGGTGTTCGCTGCACCTGCAACTGCAAGAGGCCCTCTTCCGCCCGCTGGCATGCGCGTGCAACTGTTCCTCTTTTTCCAGGAGTCGAGGTTTAGACAAGAACTGGCCGTCGGAATTTGAGCAATCGTGGCCGCCGCGGAACCGCTGTCCGGTCGGAATTTTTTTCGTCTGGCCCCGCCTGAGACGGCGGACCGGACACCGGAGGAGGATGACTGGTTTCTGCTGTGCTCCGGCGGCCTCCGGGCGACCGGGCCTAGTGGAGTAGCAGTGGGGAATGGGCGCCCTGGACCTGGACAAGTAGGGCGTCCTGCGAATCTGGATGGCGGCCATGGTCGATGGGTCCAGAGTTCTAGAGGCTGGGTATATCCGCATATCCCCGCGCAGGGAGCGGGGACACGACATGTACACCATGGAGGACACTACCAAACAAAAAGACCAAAGTGCTAGTAGATTCATTGTGAAATCAACTATTATAGTATGCAAATGCATTATTTTCTAtttgaaataatttatttagaGATATTTTCGGTCAAAGTTAAAATAAACTgactttgaaaaaaaatcaaaacgcaGCTATATTCTAGTAGGATGGAGATGGTACAAAATCCAAGCGGGTCCGTGTCGTCACTCACTCTGGGGTGTCGTGGGGCGGGCTCGGCTCCCGCGTGAAAGCGGATCACGAAAGCGAGCTCCCACGTGGCTCGTGCTCTATTTTGATTTGGCATGCACGTTCTGATTCCCAAGTCATCGCAGTTTCGAAGCCACGTATGCGCCACCTGGACCTGTGCAAATGATGGCGCCAACTAAACTGATCGATGCTGGATCCAATCGTGCTTCGGAATTTAGTTTAATCAGAAATGATGCTTTGGTTCCTCGCGCCAATATATCATAGCGGACTGAGCAGGATCACAGCAGGATTGTAAATGAACTGCTGTAGTACTGTCCAACTAGCTAGAAGCGGTAACTGGTAACGGTCTCCTCAGCCGTAAAAGCCCGCGGGCTTGAAAAATGTTGACTGCTCAGCCTCCTTCaagaacaaaaaaattaaattttacTGTACTTTGGTAAAGGGAAGCCGTCGATTCCTAGCAAAATGATACATGCTCCTCGATTCCTAGAATGATTCAGCGACATGATAAGCGGTTCCTCGTagatattttattttaaaagatGATGAAACCTCATCGACGAACCTACTAAACAAATTTAGGATCGATCCCATTCGCACGCGTCAGGGTCAAGAATGGAACTACACATAGCTTTGACATTTCCTTTTCCGCGTCGAATCCCAGTTTTATTCTTTTCCCAACGGTACCGCGATAGTTTCCGTGTTGCCCGCGGAGTCATCGGACAAGACAACACTGACTG comes from Panicum virgatum strain AP13 chromosome 4K, P.virgatum_v5, whole genome shotgun sequence and encodes:
- the LOC120702928 gene encoding uncharacterized protein LOC120702928 isoform X1, with the translated sequence MPTRPGRPQNPSLHTPEGSDLLAHRVIGTTAAIISSPTRMADLATTPSTTLNPVADPASSALAQQEEQRRREAERAVEERRAKENQDKLDHDNRLPNTVAPMAPAAPVINPEGFNAAMILNHMRTIDPLKGTNNPAWRKEIDMLLTLADLDYSIQIDRPTEPQMGDHLYDEKMLHYSIEKKKWEFSNTKCLKIVRHLIDDSIEGSIPECTTAKELLDRLRSQFTGSSKAYASALVDDFTNMRCDSSGVRAYIQKMTSTAAKLNKYLGKDLPEEFVVHMIMKSLPKEYETFHVHYNTTIKDRWTIDQLMAQCLQEEERLKSHKGDSINYASNQLKKMNKSSKPTFKKGPKGDEGQSSCKAPALNYNHGRGVNLNKFFPVPVDTCLYCKQKGHYKKDCPDYLRSLLKRDEGLQNKKDAGKGNKKR
- the LOC120702928 gene encoding uncharacterized protein LOC120702928 isoform X2 codes for the protein METAQCFAQDTSGFNAAMILNHMRTIDPLKGTNNPAWRKEIDMLLTLADLDYSIQIDRPTEPQMGDHLYDEKMLHYSIEKKKWEFSNTKCLKIVRHLIDDSIEGSIPECTTAKELLDRLRSQFTGSSKAYASALVDDFTNMRCDSSGVRAYIQKMTSTAAKLNKYLGKDLPEEFVVHMIMKSLPKEYETFHVHYNTTIKDRWTIDQLMAQCLQEEERLKSHKGDSINYASNQLKKMNKSSKPTFKKGPKGDEGQSSCKAPALNYNHGRGVNLNKFFPVPVDTCLYCKQKGHYKKDCPDYLRSLLKRDEGLQNKKDAGKGNKKR